From a single Okeanomitos corallinicola TIOX110 genomic region:
- a CDS encoding CPP1-like family protein, translated as MSDQNPYEKLGVSEDASFDEVQNARNRLLEQHGGDGNNRELIEAAYDAVLMDRLRMRQEGKIKVPERIRFPDMRIPSPPRESPAPREQSPAWLQQTLDQPSLPEILLPGAWYIGLSAISLFIPATSEQVLQLGLLLGLGVSVYFLNRKENKFGRSVLLSLGGLIVGLIIGGLIATWLLSQVQLTNISPNQLSTVLTFILLWLICSFLR; from the coding sequence ATGAGCGATCAAAATCCCTACGAAAAACTTGGGGTATCAGAAGATGCTAGTTTCGATGAAGTTCAAAATGCGCGTAATCGCCTGTTAGAACAACATGGTGGTGACGGTAACAATAGAGAACTAATTGAAGCAGCTTATGATGCGGTTCTCATGGATCGCCTACGAATGCGCCAAGAAGGTAAAATTAAAGTACCTGAGCGTATCCGCTTTCCAGATATGCGAATACCATCTCCTCCAAGAGAAAGCCCTGCTCCCCGTGAGCAGTCACCAGCATGGTTACAACAAACTTTAGACCAACCAAGCCTACCAGAAATTCTCTTACCTGGTGCTTGGTATATAGGACTAAGTGCTATTAGTTTATTTATTCCTGCCACCAGTGAGCAAGTTTTACAATTGGGTTTGTTGTTGGGGTTAGGGGTAAGTGTTTATTTTCTTAACCGCAAGGAAAACAAATTTGGTAGATCGGTGTTACTCAGCTTGGGTGGTCTGATTGTTGGTTTGATTATCGGCGGACTGATTGCTACATGGTTATTGTCGCAAGTACAGCTGACCAATATCAGCCCAAATCAGTTGTCTACTGTGCTGACTTTTATATTGTTGTGGTTAATTTGTAGCTTTTTGCGTTGA
- the ptsP gene encoding phosphoenolpyruvate--protein phosphotransferase encodes MVGIVIVSHSKQLALGVQELAAQMVQGQVSLAVAAGIDDPVNPLGTDAIQVYEAIASVFSDDGVLILMDLGSALMSAEMALEFLPPEQRDKVYLCAAPLVEGTIAAAVAAAAAKNIQEIITEAQGALVAKATQLNFISIPLSEVSNQSISSAKVSTQEIRILVRNRLGLHARPAAQFVATASNFQSQIKVQNLTRNTEAIRGDSINQVATLGVRQGHELLITATGIDAQAALAALQALIINNFGEDDSIIQLPTPRTEVSDLNQGELKGIATSGGIAIAPLVYFQSASIPVMEYHIENVEVEWQRLQSAIQVAKQEIQTLLSHASLQIGDAEAAIFDAHLLFLADPVMLDAARQHIVEDRLNAEVAWQTVVEEVANSYRKLEDSYLQERVDDVVDVGQRVLRILLGNLPTDLQLSEPSIIVGTDLSPSDTAKLDPNKVMGICMTAGSATSHSAIIARTLGIPAVLGVDSQVLSLDSGTLMALDGESGKVWIAPPVDILTTLEAKREAWQIAQAEARLKAHQPATTSDGQHIQVFANIGNIADAKAAINYGAEGVGLLRTEFLYLEKTSPPTEEEQLEVYQAIAEILDNRPLIIRTLDVGGDKQLPYLSSLSAETNPFLGVRGIRLCLEHPQLLITQLKAILRASVKNHNIKIMWPMIATLTELRAAKEILLQVQSELRQASIAFDENMEVGMMIETPASVAIADQLAPEVDFFSIGTNDLSQYVMAGDRTNPKVATLADALQPAVLRMIKQTVQAGHAANIWVGLCGEVAAETLVAPILIGLGLDELSVNPQAIAPLKQAISQLTITEAQAIASVALQQDSATSVRELVYPIG; translated from the coding sequence GTGGTTGGTATTGTTATTGTTTCCCACAGTAAACAACTGGCTCTAGGAGTACAAGAACTAGCTGCACAAATGGTTCAAGGTCAAGTATCCTTGGCTGTAGCAGCAGGTATTGATGATCCAGTAAATCCACTAGGTACAGATGCGATACAGGTTTATGAAGCGATCGCCTCCGTATTTTCTGATGATGGTGTTCTCATCCTCATGGATCTAGGTAGTGCTTTAATGAGCGCAGAAATGGCACTAGAATTTTTACCCCCAGAACAACGAGATAAAGTATATCTATGTGCAGCACCATTAGTAGAAGGTACTATTGCTGCTGCTGTTGCTGCTGCTGCTGCTAAGAATATCCAAGAAATCATTACAGAAGCACAGGGGGCATTAGTCGCCAAAGCAACACAGTTAAATTTTATCAGTATTCCCTTATCAGAAGTTAGTAACCAGAGTATCAGCAGTGCCAAAGTTTCTACCCAGGAAATTCGTATTCTAGTACGTAATCGTTTGGGTTTACACGCTCGTCCTGCGGCTCAGTTTGTGGCTACAGCCTCTAATTTTCAATCTCAAATCAAGGTACAAAATTTAACTAGAAATACAGAAGCCATCCGTGGTGATAGTATCAACCAAGTTGCTACTTTGGGAGTGCGTCAAGGACATGAATTGCTAATTACAGCCACTGGTATTGATGCTCAAGCAGCACTGGCAGCTTTACAAGCATTGATTATTAATAATTTTGGCGAAGACGATAGTATTATACAATTACCCACACCAAGGACAGAAGTCTCTGATCTGAATCAAGGGGAACTCAAAGGGATTGCCACTTCGGGAGGAATAGCGATCGCTCCTTTAGTTTATTTTCAATCTGCCTCTATTCCAGTTATGGAATATCACATAGAAAATGTAGAAGTAGAGTGGCAAAGATTACAGTCAGCTATTCAAGTCGCTAAACAGGAAATTCAGACCTTACTATCCCACGCATCACTACAAATTGGCGATGCAGAAGCCGCTATTTTTGATGCCCATTTGTTATTTTTAGCAGATCCAGTCATGTTAGATGCAGCGCGACAGCATATTGTTGAAGACAGACTCAATGCAGAAGTAGCTTGGCAAACTGTAGTCGAAGAAGTGGCAAATTCCTACCGGAAATTGGAAGATTCTTATTTGCAAGAACGAGTAGATGATGTGGTGGATGTAGGGCAAAGGGTGTTAAGAATATTACTTGGTAATTTGCCCACGGACTTACAATTAAGCGAACCATCAATTATTGTCGGTACAGATTTAAGTCCCTCTGATACCGCTAAGTTAGATCCGAATAAAGTCATGGGTATTTGCATGACTGCTGGTAGTGCAACTTCCCACAGCGCTATCATTGCCAGAACTTTAGGTATTCCCGCTGTTTTAGGTGTAGATTCTCAAGTTTTGAGTTTAGATAGCGGTACTTTAATGGCACTGGATGGGGAAAGTGGCAAGGTTTGGATAGCACCACCAGTAGATATATTAACTACCCTAGAAGCCAAGCGAGAAGCATGGCAAATTGCCCAAGCAGAAGCAAGACTGAAAGCTCATCAACCAGCAACTACCAGTGATGGGCAGCATATTCAAGTTTTTGCTAATATTGGCAATATTGCAGATGCTAAAGCTGCAATAAATTATGGTGCAGAAGGAGTAGGATTACTACGGACAGAGTTTTTGTATTTAGAAAAAACCAGTCCACCCACAGAAGAGGAACAACTAGAAGTTTACCAGGCGATCGCCGAAATTTTAGACAACAGGCCTTTGATTATTCGCACCCTGGATGTTGGAGGAGATAAACAACTTCCCTATCTCAGTTCTTTGAGTGCAGAAACTAATCCCTTTTTAGGTGTGCGAGGAATTCGTTTATGTTTAGAACATCCTCAATTATTAATCACCCAGTTGAAAGCAATTTTACGAGCTAGTGTCAAAAACCATAATATTAAAATCATGTGGCCAATGATTGCCACCTTAACAGAATTAAGAGCAGCTAAAGAGATATTACTTCAGGTACAGTCAGAACTACGACAAGCTAGTATAGCTTTTGATGAAAATATGGAAGTAGGGATGATGATTGAAACACCTGCATCTGTAGCCATCGCCGATCAATTAGCCCCAGAAGTAGACTTTTTTAGTATCGGTACAAATGATTTAAGTCAGTATGTCATGGCAGGCGATCGCACCAACCCCAAAGTAGCCACCTTAGCTGATGCCTTACAACCTGCGGTATTAAGAATGATTAAACAAACCGTGCAAGCTGGTCATGCTGCTAATATTTGGGTAGGACTATGTGGGGAAGTGGCAGCAGAAACCCTAGTTGCACCCATTTTAATCGGCTTGGGATTAGATGAATTAAGCGTCAACCCCCAAGCCATCGCCCCACTAAAACAAGCAATTTCCCAATTAACCATAACAGAAGCTCAGGCGATCGCCTCAGTAGCATTGCAGCAGGACTCCGCCACTAGCGTCAGAGAATTAGTTTATCCCATTGGTTAA
- a CDS encoding photosystem II S4 domain protein, with amino-acid sequence MLPREEILKGVENRDSTARVIDQAEQAIKTWEVVFTDFLSPPELAEIQRAFSRLTEVHIFAWGGYPQAERKRVAIARAELPLDESQVAVTALEIAGNFLFDTATHRDFLGAMLGTGIVREKTGDIIILGERGAQAIVVPELVDFLEMSLKQVRSVPVKTQPIDINELKIREPKKKELTTVEASLRLDAIASAGFGMSRSKMVDLIDSGDVRVNWKEITQASSQVKTGDLIAIRGKGRLEVGEIAVTKKERYRVQLTKYV; translated from the coding sequence ATGCTACCAAGAGAAGAAATTTTAAAGGGTGTTGAAAATCGAGATAGCACCGCCCGTGTAATTGACCAAGCAGAACAAGCTATTAAGACCTGGGAAGTGGTATTTACTGATTTTTTATCTCCGCCAGAGTTGGCAGAAATTCAACGGGCTTTTAGCCGCTTGACAGAGGTGCATATATTTGCCTGGGGTGGATATCCGCAAGCAGAAAGAAAAAGGGTGGCGATCGCCCGTGCTGAATTGCCTTTAGATGAATCTCAAGTTGCTGTTACTGCTTTAGAAATTGCTGGTAATTTCCTGTTTGATACTGCTACCCATCGGGATTTTTTGGGAGCAATGTTAGGTACAGGAATTGTCCGGGAAAAAACCGGGGATATTATTATTTTGGGTGAAAGAGGAGCGCAAGCAATTGTAGTTCCTGAATTGGTGGATTTTTTAGAGATGAGTTTAAAACAGGTGCGTTCTGTACCAGTGAAAACTCAACCCATTGATATTAATGAATTAAAAATTAGAGAACCGAAAAAGAAAGAATTAACTACAGTAGAAGCTTCTTTAAGATTAGATGCGATCGCCTCTGCTGGTTTCGGTATGTCTCGCAGTAAAATGGTAGACTTAATAGACTCCGGTGATGTGCGGGTAAATTGGAAAGAAATCACTCAAGCCAGTTCACAGGTAAAAACCGGAGATTTAATAGCAATTCGTGGGAAAGGACGTTTAGAAGTTGGGGAAATTGCTGTCACTAAAAAAGAACGTTATCGTGTGCAGCTAACAAAGTATGTGTAA